A window of Vigna unguiculata cultivar IT97K-499-35 chromosome 4, ASM411807v1, whole genome shotgun sequence contains these coding sequences:
- the LOC114182477 gene encoding inactive protein kinase SELMODRAFT_444075-like — translation MVIVEMRQKDCYRKKGWGELRGKVVVVAVEATKEQVSRSGLMWALTNVVQPGDSIKLLGVIPVFCSNIRALGLSGLAFATDCITTQWRSRLGTVSDQRQVFVNSCSQMVLQLHQFYDPEKIKIRIKILSGSFCGAVAAEAKRAKSSWVILDRKLKNEKKYCMEGLNCSVVVMERSGPNVLRLNLILSTAMEHNAFPRNFKGKSEHEDTIKGPIVTPASSVKQGSKTASITGTPLPFSQNEVKNLEEPVSNSESEIIMSLSSCGSYFQPWISNAICADDDFSKNININQVLVSPTEALDHEAVLGVLNCKIDVNISRSVREAISLGPNATTASPPLCSICQHKAPLFGNPPRWFTFAELKLATAGFSQENFLAESEVGSVHRGVLSDGQNVAIKQYKLAGTQGDEEFWSEVEVLSCTQHRNVVMLIGFCMEYGRKILVYEYICNGSLYSHLHEKNENVLNWSARKKIALGVARGLRYLHEECRVGCIVHSDIRPCNIFLTHDFDALVGNFGLMKCHTNGEIRVVESTVMGRLGYLAPEYTENGEITEKTDVYSFGVLLLELLTGCKALDRNQQCLHEWGLVERGDIDEVVDPRIRNCSINEELRRMLQCSILCIQHGPHLRPSMSQVLQMLEGYVLKSPKE, via the exons ATGGTAATAGTTGAAATGAGGCAAAAGGATTGTTACAGAAAGAAAGGTTGGGGTGAATTGAGAGGGAAAGTGGTGGTTGTTGCAGTTGAAGCAACCAAAGAACAAGTTTCAAGGAGTGGTTTGATGTGGGCTTTGACTAATGTTGTTCAACCAGGAGATTCTATTAAGCTTCTGGGTGTCATTCCGGTTTTCTGCTCAA ACATCAGGGCACTGGGTCTCTCTGGGCTTGCTTTTGCTACAGATTGTATCACTACTCAGTGGAGATCCCGTTTAGGAACTGTCTCAGATCAAAGACAAGTTTTTGTGAATTCATGTTCTCAAATGGTGCTTCAACTTCATCAGTTTTATGATCCAGAGAAG ATAAAGATCAGAATCAAAATTCTTTCTGGTTCTTTTTGTGGAGCAGTGGCTGCTGAAGCCAAGAGAGCCAAATCAAGCTGGGTAATATTGGACAG aaaattgaaaaatgaaaagaaatactGCATGGAGGGGCTCAATTGCAGTGTTGTAGTCATGGAGCGATCTGGGCCAAACGTTCTGcgattgaatttgatcctttcaACAGCTATGGAGCACAATGCATTTCCAAGAAACTTCAAAGGCAAGTCTGAACACGAAGATACAATTAAGGGTCCAATTGTTACTCCTGCAAGTAGTGTAAAACAAGGGTCAAAGACTGCTAGTATCACTGGAACACCATTACCCTTTTCTCAGAACGAGGTGAAAAATCTGGAGGAACCTGTATCCAATTCAGAGAGTGAAATTATTATGAGTTTGTCATCCTGCGGCTCATATTTTCAGCCATGGatttcaaatgcaatttgtGCTGATGACGATTTTTCAAAAAACATTAACATCAACCAGGTTCTGGTTTCTCCCACAGAAGCATTGGATCATGAAGCTGTCTTAGGAGTGCTTAATTGTAAAATTGATGTGAACATAAGTAGAAGTGTTAGAGAAGCAATTTCTCTAGGCCCAAATGCCACTACTGCATCTCCTCCATTGTGCTCTATTTGTCAGCATAAGGCACCTTTGTTTGGGAACCCTCCAAGATGGTTTACGTTTGCTGAACTGAAACTTGCCACTGCTGGATTTTCACAGGAAAATTTTTTGGCAGAAAGTGAGGTTGGTTCTGTACACCGTGGAGTCCTATCTGATGGCCAAAATGTTGCTATCAAGCAGTATAAATTAGCTGGTACTCAAGGTGATGAAGAATTTTGGTCAGAAGTTGAGGTCTTAAGCTGCACACAACATCGTAATGTTGTGATGCTGATTGGGTTTTGCATGGAATATGGAAGAAAAATTCTGGTTTATGAATATATCTGCAATGGATCTCTATATTCTCATCTTCATg aaaagaatgaaaatgtATTGAATTGGTCTGCACGCAAGAAAATTGCTCTGGGAGTAGCTCGTGGGTTGAGGTACCTTCATGAAGAGTGTAGAGTGGGTTGTATTGTGCACAGCGACATTAGACCCTGCAATATCTTCCTTACTCATGACTTTGATGCATTA GTGGGAAATTTTGGGCTTATGAAATGTCATACCAATGGAGAAATAAGGGTTGTGGAAAGCACGGTGATGGGAAGACTCGG GTATTTGGCTCCAGAATATACTGAAAATGGTGAAATCACTGAAAAAACTGATGTTTACTCATTCGGGGTGCTATTACTGGAGCTTCTTACTGGATGCAAAGCTTTGGATAGAAACCAGCAATGCCTCCATGAATGG GGTTTGGTTGAGCGAGGTGACATTGATGAAGTTGTGGACCCAAGAATAAGAAACTGCAGCATTAATGAAGAACTTCGTCGCATGCTGCAATGTTCCATTTTATGCATCCAACACGGTCCTCATTTAAGGCCATCAATGTCTCAG GTACTCCAGATGTTAGAAGGTTATGTTTTGAAAAGTCCAAAAGAATGA
- the LOC114180349 gene encoding protein EFFECTOR OF TRANSCRIPTION 2, whose product MVALVNTRLKREQCNRTKHDSSFSHWKILIGPSDWEDHSKGKEGCARYRIHNLPQESNPGVYELGIAVINGGLGREISKLAPHSHRIVVVYLGQADNVRTRLQRYGRTGAHLHSGCSNGSSPQKGRPLFEEVFSQGFSIVYRWAPMQNKEDALRTEAQLLSTFDYAWNTSSNGIRRPEEILQKLQKIASATRTLSDVAKVLLPFTQKQVGIRIKSSKAPQADDKLDKADNESYNFLSRVFSFNRSRPRIVQSVTGFVQEQENAKICGVALDDGLICQRPPAEKRLRCPEHKGMRANVSIAEATRVPKSESNIDESLTDTNVCGIILNDGSTCRRQPVKGRKRCHEHKGRRVGAFVQNKGNGYRYQNVSYDVKNSLQTLVGSPVDESISNTDICGIILNDGSACTRQPVKGRKRCHEHKGRRIHASFHVNQK is encoded by the exons ATGGTGGCGTTGGTCAACACAAGATTGAAGAGGGAACAATGCAACCGCACAAAACACGATTCCAGCTTCTCCCATTGGAAG ATACTGATTGGGCCTTCTGATTGGGAAGATCATTCCAAAGGAAAGGAAGGGTGTGCAAGATACAGGATCCATAATCTTCCTCAGGAATCAAATCCAGGGGTGTATGAGCTTGGAATTGCTGTGATCAATGGTGGTTTGGGGCGTGAAATTTCCAAGCTTGCCCCTCATTCTCACCGCATAGTGGTGGTTTACCTTGGACAAGCTGATAATGTGAGAACAAGACTCCAACGTTATGGCAGAACAGGTGCTCATCTGCACAGTGGCTGTTCGAATGGTTCTTCTCCCCAAAAGGGGCGCCCCTTGTTTGAGGAAGTGTTTTCACAAGGATTCTCAATCGTTTATAGATGGGCTCCT ATGCAAAACAAGGAAGATGCCCTGCGAACAGAAGCTCAGCTGCTCAGTACATTTGATTATGCATGGAACACAAGCAGTAATGGAATCCGTAGACCTGAAGAAATTCTTCAAAAGCTTCAAAAAATTGCTTCAGCCACTAGAACACTTTCAGATGTGGCCAAAGTGCTACTACCATTTACTCAGAAGCAAGTGGGCATCCGAATTAAATCAAGCAAGGCACCTCAGGCAGATGACAAGTTAGATAAAGCGGACAATGAGAGCTATAATTTCCTATCTCGGGTATTCAGTTTTAACAGATCACGTCCTAGGATAGTTCAAAGTGTCACTGGTTTCGTTCAGGAACAGGAGAATGCTAAAATATGTGGAGTGGCATTGGATGATGGTTTGATTTGTCAAAGGCCACCAGCTGAGAAAAGATTGAGGTGTCCCGAACACAAAGGAATGAGAGCTAATGTTTCCATTGCCGAAGCAACCAGGGTTCCCAAGTCAGAGAGCAATATTGATGAAAGTCTGACAGACACCAATGTATGTGGAATCATCTTAAATGATGGCTCTACCTGTAGAAGGCAACCAGTTAAAGGAAGGAAAAGGTGCCATGAGCATAAAGGGAGGAGAGTTGGTGCATTTGTTCAAAATAAAGGCAATGGATACAGATACCAAAATGTCAGCTATGATGTAAAAAATTCTCTACAAACACTGGTAGGGAGTCCTGTTGATGAGAGTATATCAAACACAGATATATGTGGAATCATCTTAAATGATGGCTCTGCTTGTACAAGACAACCAgttaaaggaagaaaaaggtGCCATGAGCACAAAGGAAGAAGAATTCATGCATCCTTTCATGTAAATCAGAAATAA